A region from the Haemorhous mexicanus isolate bHaeMex1 chromosome 12, bHaeMex1.pri, whole genome shotgun sequence genome encodes:
- the VSTM2B gene encoding V-set and transmembrane domain-containing protein 2B has translation MESRGLFCTLCYLMFNAPLLFIVTATFTEVPKDVTVREGDDIEMPCAFRASGSTSYSLEIQWWYLKEPARELAHELAISVPGSRSKVANKDATKISTVRVQGNDISHRLRLSGVRRQDEGVYQCRVSDYSDDETQEHKAQALLRVLSRFAPPDVQAAEAVSHIQSGAAPRRHGPAARPTAPPGPAKRPPPPPAPAPGGTAASTAATATASTAAAAASSASPPPGQAAILRQQHGSGTGPINATDPLLYMSLLILHKLVHLLVNH, from the exons ATGGAAAGTCGGGGGCTGTTCTGCACCCTTTGTTACCTGATGTTCAACGCTCCTCTGCTGTTCATTGTCACCG ctACCTTTACTGAAGTTCCCAAAGATGTGACTGTTAGGGAGGGAGATGATattgagatgccttgtgctttCCGAGCCAGCGGATCCACCTCTTACTCCTTGGAAATCCAGTGGTGGTACCTTAAAGAACCAGCCAGAGAACTTGCACACGAATTAGCCATCAGTGTCCCCGGCAGCAGGAGCAAG gtAGCAAATAAGGATGCAACCAAAATCAGC ACGGTCCGCGTCCAGGGCAACGACATCTCGCACCGGCTGCGCCTGTCGGGCGTGCGGCGGCAGGACGAGGGCGTCTACCAGTGCCGCGTGTCGGACTACAGCGACGACGAGACGCAGGAGCACAAGGCTCAGGCGCTGCTGCGCGTCCTGTCCCGCTTCGCCCCTCCCGACGTGCAGGCGGCCGAGGCGGTGTCGCACATCCAgagcggggcggccccgcgccgccacggccccgccgcccgccccacggccccgcccggccccgccaagcgcccgccgccgccgccggcccccgCCCCGGGCGGCACCGCCGCCAGCACCGCCGCCACCGCCACCGCCTCGACGGCGGCCGCCGCAGCCTCCTCGGCCTCGCCGCCGCCCGGGCAGGCCGCCATCCTCCGCCAGCAGCACGGGTCAG GTACAGGACCTATTAATGCTACAGACCCACTCCTATACATGTCCCTGTTAATACTGCATAAGCTTGTACATTTATTAGTAAACCACTGA